The Pseudomonas sp. MM223 genome segment CACGCCTGATACACCGGCACAGGGTTGCACCAACGGTCCTTGTATTCGCGGTCGGCTCGGCCGAACGAGAACCGTAATGGCTTGTTGCGCGCCCGGGCATCCTCCCAGGCGGCCTGGGTATTGAGGAAACTCAGCACGCTGCCAGGGCTGAAAGCCTTGGTTTCAGGGTCTACACCGCCATTGATGTACTCGACACTGACCCATTCCGGCGCTTCGACGCGGTACACCAGCTGGATGGCAATCGGCTTGCCGTCCAGCATCAGCACCGAGCCGATCAGCAGCTCGCGCAGGCGCTCCAGCACCTCGGCCATGCGCTCGGCACCGGTGGCCGGGAAGCCCCAGCGGCGCTGGAACAGGTCGCAGTACATGCCGGCGATGTCCTGCGCACTGAAGTCGCTGATCGGGCGTACCACGCCACCCGCCTCTTCCAGCAAGCGCAGTTCGCGGCGCTGGTTGTAGCGGAATTTTTTCGACAGGTCTTCGTGTGCCCGCGCCATCGCCAGCTGCTCCTTCTGCGCCTTGAGGCCGCTGAAGCGGCCCTGGCTCAGTTCGGACAGGTAGCGAGCGGTATGGCGCAATGGTGCAGCGGCATCGGCCGCTGCTGGCAGGATGATTTCGGCATTACCCAGGTCGAACAAGGCTTTTTTGCCGGCCCGCTTGAGCACGTCCTTGGCCAGCGCCAGGTGACGCCCCCAGGTCGGGATGGCGGCTTTCAGCTCGCCGGCCTGGTACCAGCCCAGGTAACGCACCGGGATCTGCGCCAGGTCGGCCAACTGCTCGACCACCAGCGGATGGGTGGCGACACTGCCACCGTAACGCGCCCACGCCTCGGCATAGGCCTTGGCGTCGATAGTTTGCCAGCCGCGTTCGCGGAAGGCCTGGATACGGTTGAGCATCAGGCCTGCCCCACCAGCGCACGCACCTGCGGCAGCTGCCAGAAAGCCTCACGTACCGCTTGGTCAGAGAAGCGTTCATGCAGGCGTTGCAGCATGTGCACGGCACAGGCCTGGCGCTGTTCTGCGTCCAGTGTGGCCATATGCTTCAGGCCTTGGGCCAATTGCGCTGCATCGCCCAACGGGAACAGCACGCCCACACCCTCGACCACCTCACGGGCCCCACCGCAGGCCGTGGCCAACACGGGTACGCCAGCGACCATGGCTTCGAGCAGGACCATGCCGAACGGCTCATGGTCGGAGCTCAGGGCAAACACATCGAAGGCCTGGAAGTAGCGGCGTGCATCCGGCACCTGGCCCAGGAAGTCCACCTGCCCGGCAATGCCCAGCTCAGCGGCCAACGCCTTGAGCTCGGCCTCTAGCCGGCCCTTGCCGAGGATCGCCAGACGCGCGCCGGCAGGCAGCCCCGGCAACGCTTGGGCAAAACCGCGCAGCAGCGTGGCCTGGTCTTTGTCCGGGTGCAGGCGGCCGACGTTGCCGACGACCCACGCCTGCGCATCCAGTCCCAGGGCCTGGCGTGCCGCGGCGCGCGGCACCAGGGCCGTTTGCAGGGCGTCGATGTCGATACGGTTGTACAGGGTCTGGATGCGTTCGGCCGGCCACTGCGGCAGGCAACGGCGCATGTCGTCACGCACCGCGTCCGACACGCCCAGCAGGCTCAGGCGCTTGCTGAACAGGTTGGCGAACAGCCGACGGCCTTTACGCTCATAGTCACCAAAGGCATGGTGCACGCCAATTACCGGCAGGCCGGTACCCAGCAAGGCCACGTAGATGGGCTTGAAGCGGTGGGCAATGCAGAAGGCGAAGTTGCGCTCGGACGCAATGCGCCGCAAGGCACGGATGGCGCCGAGCTTCAGGCCACGCACGGCCTTGGGCTCGAACTCCAGGAACAGCACCTCGTCCGACGCGCAGCCGGCCGCTACCTGCGGGTCGGCGGCGCCGGTGAGGAACACCGTGGTGACCTGGTAGCCATGCCCCTGGAACAGGCTGGCGTACTGACGAGCGCAGTCAAGGAACGGCCCGTCATAGCCATGGCAGAACTGCAGGATGCGCGGTTCAGAGCGGCTGGTCATACGCGGCTGCGCCGTCCTTCACAACCAGGATGTCTTCCATGATCAGGTACTGCAGGTCCGAGCCGAAGAACATGTTCAGGGCGTCGGTCGGCGAGCAGATCATCGGCTCACCACGACGGTTGAGCGAGGTGTTCAGCGACACGCCGTTGCCGGTCAGGTCTTCCAGCGCCTTCATCATGTCGTAGTAGCGCGGGTTGTACTCGCGCTTGAGCACCTGGGCACGCGAAGTACCGTCCTCGTGCACCACTTCCGGTACGCGAGTCTTCCACTCTTCAGCCACTTCGAAGGTGAAGGTCATGAACGGCGCCGGGTGGTCGACCTTGATCATCTGCGGGGCGACGGTGTCGAGCATCGACGGGCAGAAAGGTCTCCAGCGCTCGCGGAACTTGATCTGGTGGTTGATGCGGTCAGCCACGCCTTCGACGCTCGGGCAACCGATGATCGAACGGCCACCCAGGGCACGCGGGCCGAACTCCATGCGGCCCTGGAACCAGGCCACCGGGTTGCCATCGACCATGATCTGGGCGATCTGCTGCGGCATGTTATCGAGCTTGCGCCACTTCGGCTGGTTCGGGTGACGGGCGCAGGCGGCGATCACGTCTTCGTTGGAGTACGACGGGCCGAGGTAGACGTGTTCCATCTTCTCGACCGGCACGCCGCGGGCGTGGGAAACATAAGCTGCGGCGCCAACGGCAGTACCGGCATCGCCGGAAGCCGGCTGGACGAACAGCTCTTTAACGTCCGGGCGGGCGATGATCTTCTGGTTGAGCTTGACGTTCAGCGCACAGCCGCCGGCGAAGGCCAGCTTGCCGGTTTCACGCAGGGTGTCGCCCAGGTAGTGGTCAATCATCTGCAGCGCCAGCTTCTCGAACAACGCCTGCATGCTGGCCGCGTAATGGATGTAAGGCTCGTCGGCGATATCGCCTTCGCGCTTGGGGCCCAGCCACTCGATCAGCTTCGGCGAGAAGTAGAAGCCTTTGCCCTTCTCTTTGTAGCGGCGCAGGCCGATGACGTTGGCGTACTCGGTGTTGATCACCAGTTCGCCGTTTTCGAAGCTGGCCAGGCGCGAGAAGTCGTACTTGCTGGCGTCGCCATACGGCGCCATCCCCATGACCTTGAACTCGCCATCCAGCATCTCGAAACCAAGGAACTCGGTAATCGCGCCGTACAGGCCACCCAGGGAGTCCGGGTCGAAGAATTCCTTGATCTTGTGGATCTTGCCGTTTTCGCCGTAGCCAAAGAAGGTGGTGGCGTATTCGCCTTTACCGTCGATGCCAAGGATGGCGGTTTTTTCCTTGAAGCCCGAGCAGTGGTAGGCACTGGAGGCGTGGGCCAGGTGGTGCTCGACCGGCTCGATCTTGACCTTTTTCGGGTCGAAGCCCAGCTGCTCCAGGCACCAGACGATCTTCTTGCGGTAGCGCTTGTAGCGACGATTGCCCATCAGGATGGCGTCGAGGGCGCGATCCGGGGCGTACCAGTAGCGCTTGGCATAGTGCCAGCGCGCCTTGCCGAACAGGCTGATCGGGGCGAACGGGATGGCTACCACGTCGACGTCGGACGGCTTGATGCCTGCCTGCTCCAGGCAGAACTTTGCCGACTCGTAGGGCATGCGGTTCTTCGCATGCTTGTCACGCACGAAGCGCTCTTCTTCGGCGGCGGCAATCAGCTTGCCGTCAATGTACAGGGCCGCGGAAGGGTCATGGCTAAGGGCGCCGGACAGGCCAAGAATCGTCAATGCCAAGGGATTAGCCTCTTCATTCGGTAAAAATGCGCCAGCGGCCTCTTGGGCGGGTGGCGGCTAAAGGGCGGGATTATAACGCAAACATGTGCGCAACGCGGCAACCTGTACCGGCCTCATCGCCGGCAAGCCGGCTCCCACAGGTACTGCACCGCCTGTGAGGCCAGCGATTTACCTGTGGGGCTGGCTTGCCGGCGATGAGGCCGGTGCAGGCAAGCAAATTTACTCGGCGATCAGCCAGTCCATGCGGTAGCTACCGTCCGTCTGCGCCAGCTCTTTGGCCAGCCAAGGCAGCAGCTCCTTGAGCTCTTCTTCCAGGCCCCACGGCGGGTTGGCGATAGCCAGGCCCGAACCATTGAGGCCCTGCGGGCTGTCCTGGTGGTGCACATACAGCTCGACCCGCAGCAGTTTCGGCGCGCCGGTGCTGGTCAGGTCCTGGTAGTAGCGCGTCAGCGAGCGCTGGTCCTTGATCGGGTACCAGATGGCCGCGACGGTCTGGCGCATGCGGCTGATCGCCTCTTTCATGGAGTTGGTGCAGCGCTTGAGCTCATCGGCCTGCTCGAACGGCGGGTCAATCAGCATGATCGCGCGCTTTTCCTGCACCGGCAGCAAGGCCCGCGGCACATGCCAGCCTTCGCCCAGATGCACCACCACACGCGGGTCTTTTTTCATGTTCTCTTTGAGCAGCGGCCCGTCTTCAGGGTGCTTCTCGTTGAGCAGGGCGCGATCTTGCTGGCGCATCAGGCGGCGAGCCAGCTCGGGCGAGCCGGGGTAGTAACGCAGCTCACCGTCGGCGTTCAGGCGCTTGATGACCCGCAGGTAATCGGCGGCCATGGCCGGCACATCATCGCGCCCCCACAGGCGGGCGACGCCTTCCAGGTACTCGCCGGTACGGGTTGCCTGATCGCCTTGCAGGTCGTACAGGCCGAGCCCAGCGTGGGTATCGATGTAGGCGAACGGCTGCTCCTTGCGCGACATCAAGGCGATGAGGCGGGTCAGCACGATATGTTTGAGGACGTCGGCGTGGTTGCCGGCGTGGAAGGCGTGACGATAGTTCATGGCGACTCCTGCGAAGGCGGCAAGTTTACCTTGCCTTGCAGGCGGAGTCAGGCCTGGCTGCTGATCGGCGGCACCTTCTTCGCGGGCTTGCCCGTTCCCACAGGGCCTGCACAGCTCTCAGAACCTGTGGAGTACCTGTGGGAGCGGGCGAGCCCGCGAAGCAGGCGCCGCCGATTCAACGGGT includes the following:
- the mshA_3 gene encoding D-inositol-3-phosphate glycosyltransferase (*Name mshA_3); the encoded protein is MTSRSEPRILQFCHGYDGPFLDCARQYASLFQGHGYQVTTVFLTGAADPQVAAGCASDEVLFLEFEPKAVRGLKLGAIRALRRIASERNFAFCIAHRFKPIYVALLGTGLPVIGVHHAFGDYERKGRRLFANLFSKRLSLLGVSDAVRDDMRRCLPQWPAERIQTLYNRIDIDALQTALVPRAAARQALGLDAQAWVVGNVGRLHPDKDQATLLRGFAQALPGLPAGARLAILGKGRLEAELKALAAELGIAGQVDFLGQVPDARRYFQAFDVFALSSDHEPFGMVLLEAMVAGVPVLATACGGAREVVEGVGVLFPLGDAAQLAQGLKHMATLDAEQRQACAVHMLQRLHERFSDQAVREAFWQLPQVRALVGQA
- the tobZ gene encoding nebramycin 5' synthase (*Name tobZ) gives rise to the protein MALTILGLSGALSHDPSAALYIDGKLIAAAEEERFVRDKHAKNRMPYESAKFCLEQAGIKPSDVDVVAIPFAPISLFGKARWHYAKRYWYAPDRALDAILMGNRRYKRYRKKIVWCLEQLGFDPKKVKIEPVEHHLAHASSAYHCSGFKEKTAILGIDGKGEYATTFFGYGENGKIHKIKEFFDPDSLGGLYGAITEFLGFEMLDGEFKVMGMAPYGDASKYDFSRLASFENGELVINTEYANVIGLRRYKEKGKGFYFSPKLIEWLGPKREGDIADEPYIHYAASMQALFEKLALQMIDHYLGDTLRETGKLAFAGGCALNVKLNQKIIARPDVKELFVQPASGDAGTAVGAAAYVSHARGVPVEKMEHVYLGPSYSNEDVIAACARHPNQPKWRKLDNMPQQIAQIMVDGNPVAWFQGRMEFGPRALGGRSIIGCPSVEGVADRINHQIKFRERWRPFCPSMLDTVAPQMIKVDHPAPFMTFTFEVAEEWKTRVPEVVHEDGTSRAQVLKREYNPRYYDMMKALEDLTGNGVSLNTSLNRRGEPMICSPTDALNMFFGSDLQYLIMEDILVVKDGAAAYDQPL
- the rlmJ gene encoding Ribosomal RNA large subunit methyltransferase J (*Name rlmJ): MNYRHAFHAGNHADVLKHIVLTRLIALMSRKEQPFAYIDTHAGLGLYDLQGDQATRTGEYLEGVARLWGRDDVPAMAADYLRVIKRLNADGELRYYPGSPELARRLMRQQDRALLNEKHPEDGPLLKENMKKDPRVVVHLGEGWHVPRALLPVQEKRAIMLIDPPFEQADELKRCTNSMKEAISRMRQTVAAIWYPIKDQRSLTRYYQDLTSTGAPKLLRVELYVHHQDSPQGLNGSGLAIANPPWGLEEELKELLPWLAKELAQTDGSYRMDWLIAE